One Asterias rubens chromosome 1, eAstRub1.3, whole genome shotgun sequence genomic region harbors:
- the LOC117301412 gene encoding uncharacterized protein C3orf14-like isoform X3, with protein MDRWLQKEIELNQKHEEILVRREALLKQTELRLGDTQELSASVAHHWGQAKQRNQELIQEIVQCQTEARIQSARPSSFQLTALKERYWEMVEKETPKWKEEVKKAKRDKSNPPSAR; from the exons ATGGACCGATGGCTACAAAAGGAAATTGAGCTGAATCAGAAGCATGAAGAAAT ATTAGTACGACGTGAGGCGTTATTGAAGCAGACAGAGTTACGTCTTGGAGATACTCAGGAGCTTAGTGCATCGGTGGCTCATCATTGGGGCCAGGCTAAACAGAGGAACCAAGAACTAATTCAG GAGATAGTTCAGTGTCAGACAGAGGCACGCATCCAGTCAGCGAGACCGTCATCATTTCAACTGACTGCACTTAAG GAGCGATATTGGGAGATGGTGGAAAAAGAAACACCCAAGTGGAAGGAAGAG GTGAAGAAAGCCAAGAGAGATAAGAGTAACCCACCAAGTGCAAGGtga
- the LOC117301412 gene encoding uncharacterized protein C3orf14-like isoform X1 encodes MDRWLQKEIELNQKHEEILVRREALLKQTELRLGDTQELSASVAHHWGQAKQRNQELIQEIVQCQTEARIQSARPSSFQLTALKERYWEMVEKETPKWKEEVKKAKRDKINPPSAR; translated from the exons ATGGACCGATGGCTACAAAAGGAAATTGAGCTGAATCAGAAGCATGAAGAAAT ATTAGTACGACGTGAGGCGTTATTGAAGCAGACAGAGTTACGTCTTGGAGATACTCAGGAGCTTAGTGCATCGGTGGCTCATCATTGGGGCCAGGCTAAACAGAGGAACCAAGAACTAATTCAG GAGATAGTTCAGTGTCAGACAGAGGCACGCATCCAGTCAGCGAGACCGTCATCATTTCAACTGACTGCACTTAAG GAGCGATATTGGGAGATGGTGGAAAAAGAAACACCCAAGTGGAAGGAAGAGGTAAAGAAAGCCAAGAGAGATAAGATTAATCCACCAAGTGCTAGGTGA
- the LOC117301412 gene encoding uncharacterized protein C3orf14-like isoform X2, with amino-acid sequence MDRWLQKEIELNQKHEEILVRREALLKQTELRLGDTQELSASVAHHWGQAKQRNQELIQEIVQCQTEARIQSARPSSFQLTALKERYWEMVEKETPKWKEEVKKAKIDKKNPPSAR; translated from the exons ATGGACCGATGGCTACAAAAGGAAATTGAGCTGAATCAGAAGCATGAAGAAAT ATTAGTACGACGTGAGGCGTTATTGAAGCAGACAGAGTTACGTCTTGGAGATACTCAGGAGCTTAGTGCATCGGTGGCTCATCATTGGGGCCAGGCTAAACAGAGGAACCAAGAACTAATTCAG GAGATAGTTCAGTGTCAGACAGAGGCACGCATCCAGTCAGCGAGACCGTCATCATTTCAACTGACTGCACTTAAG GAGCGATATTGGGAGATGGTGGAAAAAGAAACACCCAAGTGGAAGGAAGAG GTGAAGAAAGCCAAGATAGATAAGAAAAATCCACCAAGTGCTAGGTGA